The sequence AGACCGTCGATCACCACGTTAGCCACGTGTACCCCATACTCGGAGTACTCTTCAGTGAGTACCTGCGACAGCGTGCGCATCATGACCCTGGGATAGTAAAGAGACTGTCCGGTCATGCGCTTGCGCCCACGTAGGGAGTTGGCGTTATTCGAGAAGAAAAACGATCCACGGCCCTTGGTTCGCATCGTGGGCAAGATCTCCTTGGCAACCAGAAAGGGGCCGCGGCTCGATATGTGCTGCGCCGTGTCGAACATCTCCACCGGGATGTGTTCGAGCAATTCCTTTTCCGGAGGAAGCTCGCGCCCCTCCATGTAACCAGCGTTATAGACGACCACCTCAGGATCACCAGCGTCGCGGCGGATCGTCGCGAACGCCGTCGCTATTGACGCCTGGGAGGCGAGGTCCAGTTCGACAATCAGGCATTCCCCATTCTGTCTTTCGATGGCCTGCGCGAGTGATGCTGCATTCGCCTTGCTGCGGGTGGTGAGGACAACCAGGAACCCTTCCTGGGCGAACTTCTGCGCGATAGCGCCCCCCACGCCCCAGCGCACGCCGACCGGGAAGTCGCTTTCGTTGAGCGCCTTGCCATGGACCAACAACGTATTGCGGCCGTTCGATTGCCATTTTGAAGTGGCGCCGATCACTACGGCGACCGGCTTGTCTTTTGACTTTGATTCGCGATTTTGACTCATTGAAACACCTTTGTCTGACGCAATGTTCGGCGCAACGGATGCGTGGCATCAAGACGCGTGGGGGTCAGAGCGCTTTGCAACCGTGCGCTCAGCAGGGATTGCAACCGTGCCCGGAAAGACCACCGACGTTCCTGCCAAGAGTGAGTACAATTCAAAACGGTGTCCGTTAAAAGT is a genomic window of Candidatus Binataceae bacterium containing:
- a CDS encoding SDR family oxidoreductase; protein product: MSQNRESKSKDKPVAVVIGATSKWQSNGRNTLLVHGKALNESDFPVGVRWGVGGAIAQKFAQEGFLVVLTTRSKANAASLAQAIERQNGECLIVELDLASQASIATAFATIRRDAGDPEVVVYNAGYMEGRELPPEKELLEHIPVEMFDTAQHISSRGPFLVAKEILPTMRTKGRGSFFFSNNANSLRGRKRMTGQSLYYPRVMMRTLSQVLTEEYSEYGVHVANVVIDGLIDSPGTRALPIAQKRPEIVIDPVKIAEAFYYLHTQDRSCWTHELQLTAFPTKPSY